In Podospora pseudopauciseta strain CBS 411.78 chromosome 2 map unlocalized CBS411.78m_2, whole genome shotgun sequence, the genomic stretch GGCAGCGCACTGGCACTTATCCCCCTCGGAGCCATGGTGGCCTTCTGGGCCTTTGTCGTCATTGTCGCTTGGGGTAAGGCTCCGCTGGGTAGAATCACGCTCCTCGCCTACAACGTTTCGACCCTGTACGCCTACAGCCTGTCGCAAAAGgtggatgacgacgacgacgatgaaggcgGCTCGAATCCCATCATTGGGGaaatcctcctccatcgTTTCGTGGCTGTCACGGCTGGTATCTTGTGGGGATTGATCATTTGCCGGCTGGTGTGGCCCATATCGGCACGCAAAAAGTTCAAGGAGGGCTTGAGCATGTTGTACTTGCAAATGGGGCTCATCTGGAAGCGAGGACCGCTGGCTATCCTGCTCAGGAGCGATTGTTCCCGGTCCTATCTACGGTCTGGTGAGCAGGCTGCTCTCCAAAAATACGCCGCCCGGCTGGATGCCCTTCGTGGGAGCGCGACCAATGAGTTCGAGCTCCGAGGTCCCTTTCCAGCCGAACAATCCGCTCGTCTGATGGGCTGTGCGCACCGGCTCTTGGACGCATTTTACGCCATGTCACTGGTCACGCAGAGGAAGGGCAGTTTAACAGAGGGGGAGCGAGCGCTGCTGATGTACACGGCTGACGAGAGAGCGCAACTGTGCGAACGCATCTGTCATGTGTTCCAAGTGCTGGCTTCTTCCCTGATGCTGGAGTACCCCCTGACGGACGCGGTGCCGAGTGTTGACCGGACGAGGGACAGGCTGCTGGCCAAGATTTTCCAATTCCGAAAGGAACACAATCCTAGCGTGGTGCTGGACTATTCTTCTTCTAATGCGGGAAGTGGTAGTATCGGGTCGTCGGGGATGGGGTTCGGAGGACTGCTGGGTAAGCTGTCGCATTTGAACGTGGAGGAGAGAGATTATGCTCTGCTATATGCATATGCCTTGGTAACAGGGCAGGTGTCGGAGGAGCTTAAGGTGGTGGCCAAGGAGATTGAGGGGTTGTTTGGTgtgttggatgaggatgcgCTTTTGTTGCAGTAAATAGGGTCAAGATTGAGTATGATAAGGGAGTGACGGCGGGCTAAAAATGgagttggtttggtttgggcaGGATGGGCAATGGGAACAGGAAAGGGAATTTGTATGGGAAATAGCATGGTAATGATACCTAAGAATAAATGACATAGATGTACAAAGTTCACTTGAAGCCTTTGGTGACGTTGGTGTGGAGGTGTTGTACGATGCCTGGCTGGAGTCTGATGTTTTGTTAGAAAACGGACTTTGACTTTGAACTGGCAAGTTTGTCATGGGCACCAGTCACTGAACTCATCCCGCGATATCCCAGACTTCCCCAGACTTTTGCCCGCCACTCATGATCATGACGCTGTTGACATCTCGCGACAACAGGCAGGACGAGGTCAAGAAAATGCCAAGGAAAGACATTCTTGTTGTCTGATTGGACAATGGTTGGCTGACAATGGGCCTCTGTGGAGCGCTGTCTGAGCTGTGACCCGCCTGTTTCGCGTCGTCGCGAACAATTTACGCGTGAATGCAGCGCGTCGCGCAGGGGCAGGAATCCCAGATCCCTGCCTTTGCTCCTTCGCGTTCTTCACTTTTTAGCAATCCACTTTCGACTTCAACCTGCACTTGCTTCTGTTTTCCCTCCATTCGCTCTTCCCAGCTGTTTTCAAGACATCGCTCCCTACCCAAAAGATACCCAGCTGTGACTTTCCATCAATTCCTCCAACAAAACATCGcaggaaagaaagaaccAGATCACCATGCCTGGTGTAATAACTCCCCGTAAGACGCGGTCGACCGTCAAGGGCACCAAGGTCCCTCCTGCCACGTCGAGTATTGCCAACTTAACAAAGATCTCCAAGCTCTCGACCCTTGGGAAGGACGTCACTTCCGAGAAGCaggccaccaccggcaccatcTTTGGTCGCACCTCCAACATTGAGATTGTCCTCACCacaaagaagaggaaggttCAGGACGAGGTCGAGCCCACACCCAAGAAGCAATGTCGGGAGCCCGAGTCGAGACCAATCACGACTACCACTCCTGTTTCGAAAAGGAAGAAGACTGTCACATTCGACCTGACTGAGAACTCCGCCCCGGCCAAGCCAACTCCAAAACGCGCCGCTCCGGCATCCACACCCAGCAAGAAGCGGTCATACCAAGCCGACGACGAGACCGATGCCTCTTCTCACACCTCGGCTCTTCTGGAACGTCTCAACATCCTATCCCCCATCCCGAAGCGCACCAAGACAGTTGTCACCCCAGCCCAAAATGATTACGACCTCCCCCAAgagctcctcgacctcctcgacatgCAGACCGCCTTCCTCAAGACCCTGAACATGGAATACGCCCACAATGGcaccaactcccccatcGACCTCCGAAACCTCTACCCCAGTGTCACCCGCACCTGGGGAAAACGTAGAGTATTACTCGTCGACATTCAGCGTCTGCTCGGAGTCCTAAACTGGACACCCGCCAAGTCCTCCCCCGAacccctcttcatcctctccgACTATGGCCGCCAGAAAATCTGCATCCacttctccccatccctgCCTGCGAGCCCGATCAGAGAGGCCGACTTGAATATGGATTTCAAGTCCAACCTCCGCACGTTGTGGATGTCCTCCAACAAGAAcgtcaccctcttcctcggcaccctccccaagGCTCCAATCAAGAAGTGCGAGAGCCTTCTCAAGGCCGCGATCCCAAAGCAGACAACCCTTGACTCCCTCAAGGCTGGTATCCAAGCCAGAAAAGAAGCCGAGCAAGCCGCCAAGGAGGAAGCCGCCAAGAAACTAGAGCAGGCGGTTAAGCCTGACGGAACAAAGATGACGCTGCTGGAGCGGATCAAgatgaaggaggtggagctGAAGAATATGCCCGTGGGTCCTACGCCTCAGGAGCTGCAGAGGCAGGCGGCGCTTCACAGGGCGGAGGATGTGGCGGCCGTGATTGGGATGTTGTGCAAGGCCAGTGGTGGGCAGGCGAGGGTGTCGTTTACGATGCAGCAGGTCCTGACCAAGCTGAAGGATTCGCTGAGGACGTCGATTAGCAGGGAGGATGCGGAGATTTgtgtgaggttgttggcggcggaggtgacGGCCGAGTGGATTAGGGTTGTGAAGCtgggggcgagggagatggtggttgttACTGTTGCTGGGCAGCCTAGTCTGAcggtgttgaaggagagggttggcaagttgttgggttgaggggaggttgagattAGGGTTGTCTGGGTGTGGCTTGAGGTTATTTACGGAAAGGGTGGGGGAGTCTGGGTTATGGCTTGGGAAGATGATGCGTTCTTTTTCGACATGGGAAacatgaagaaggaaaaaaaaaggacaTGGTGATACCCCTGTATTTTGTTGGGGAACTTTGTTGTATAAATTTCTGGGAATGGGGACTTTGGGGTATGTTGTTACTACTACTTTTATAACTTTGCATTTTGGGGTGGGCATAGCATtgcgtttttttttgtacTTCATGGGAAAAGTACGCGCGTGGTATTATAGCATAGCATATTTGGACTGAGCAGTCTGTCGTGTTTGAATGAAGAAAAGTCAAAGCAAGAGTTGTGCCTGATGGGCTTGATGTGTGTTGGTGTGGAGATATATACTCATCACTGCGGAGCAAAGCTTTTGGAAGAGgatttttgttttgtttcaaACAGCAAGAGGTAGGTAAACAGTTTGGGACTTTCTGACTGAGATGTTCATTTTtgagaggagagagatgCTTGCATGCATGCCATTCTCAACTTTTTCGGAATGGTACTTGAAAGATAGTCCGCCGACTTTTAGAAATCCTTGGTAGGTCTCCGAGGATAGTTGTTGATAATCAGTTCAGGGTATTCAAAACATTCCATACCTACCATGATGCCCAAACCCAGTGTAACAAAAGCGTAAGCACAAGGATCTCCCATAGCTGCTGGCTAGATAGGCAACCTGGAATACAGGCGCACAGTGTTCAACCAAGTTTATTGCACATTGTACAAAACCCCTATCATCTTCCATGTTGACTTCCCTTCCAGATCTAACAAAATCGCCTGCCGGGCTTGGCACACAATATCCATCGTCcgccccatccatccaagcAGCTTCCCAAGCCCCTCCCAGAAAAACCCATCCCCCCGTATCCTCCCGTTTAGGCTGGGCGAGAAGTGATGTTGTAGTTAGGTCGGGACAGCTGTTGGCTTGATTAAGAAGGCGACGGCATAAACGTGATCTGGTCTGCTGATATAGAACTGATATTTCATCGCTGAAGCTATGGAGAGactctttctttttgtgcCCACGATTCTGAACAGATCAGGGGTGGAGAAAAATGTGAGTTGAGAGAAAATAGTGAAAATCGAGGAGAAAAACAAGTCTGAAaagagatgatgatgttgatgcaAGGAAACACCCTTTTCTCGTACGAGTGGTTTCTCTTAGTAGTGCCTGCCGCCTGAGGATGACCCCGGCCCCATGGCCCGTCGTAGGTTTTCTCTTCTCAGCTCCTCGGAGGTTAACTGTCTTCGCGGcgcaggagggagaggtccgctgggaggagctggtcgCATGGGCAACGACATGGTGGTTGATTTGGTGGCGGTACTGGGAGATGATGtgcgttgaggaggagccaTGCTCGGGGACGCTGTGCGCTGCGGGGGAGCCATGCTAGGAGAGGCGGTGcgctgagggggaggagctgtACGTTGGGGAGGAGTAGCCATGCTGGGGGAGCCGGTACGACGAGGGGGCTGTTGGTCTTCATAGGCAACAGAGCCAGAGGGCCTGGATCTGTGCTGCATCACCGAGTTCGTGCTGGCTACTCGCGGTCCCAGTCCCGGATGTACATTCGCTCCACCTGCGCGGCCAAGGCTGATTGATCCGCTGCCGCTGCGTGGCGGGGGTCGTGTCGGTACGCTATCAAATTGGTCACGAGGTGACACCATGGTCCCCAAGATGGGAATCTCACCTGAAGTGGGTGTTTGCTGAACCCCCCCCTCATTCTGTGCTGGGTACGATGGCGAATCACTGGAGCGCAGGAGATCCTGGATAGCCGGAGAGAGCTGCGGTGCCAGATGGGACTTGCGGTTGTCCCTATCCATAAGACCGCAGGCCCATTCTCTCAGATCCACAGGTGTTCTCTTGGCTGCTTGTACAAAAGGATCGCGGTCCTGTGGGTTGGGTCAGTGTCGGTGTTGAGTAACATGCTAGGTGAGCCATCACTTACAAAAAGCTCTTGAGGGGTTGGTCGGCGCTCGGGTTCCTTGTACAGACACTTCTGAATCATATCATCAAGAATCTGAGGGAAGGCGTCGCTCTTGGGTAGCCTGGGCGCGGGCTCGTGTACAATCTGCTGAAGCAGGTCAAGAATACCGGCAGGGGCGCTCTCGGCATCAGAGAGTTGGTCCGCTGCGGCGAATGGGAACTTTCCAATAGCCAGTTCCATGATGGACAAGCCGAAACTCCACACATCTGACTTGACCGTATACTTCTCACCCTGAATTCTTTCAGGGGCCATGTATGTCGACGTACCGACAAAGGTGTCAGCGATCGAGTTGATGAGCTCACCGGATACGCCAAAATCGCAGAGCTTGATGGATCCTCGCGAGTTAACGAGGATGTTGGAGGGCTTGATGTCGCGGTGCATGATGTGGTGTTTTGAGTAGAGGTATGTAAGACCTCCAAGAGTCGCCTCGGCGATCTTGCCCAGAACATCCACACGGACGGGACCGAATACTCGTGATACCCGGTCCAGAGAGCTATCCGAATTACTGTCAGCCGTGTCAAACACCTTGAGAGCAAGAATACAACACACCCGACATCCATGTACTCCATGCACATGATCACATCGTTGTTCTCGTTCAGGAAAGCGCCGTAGAAGGTCACGATGTAGTCGGAATGGCAGCCACGCATAATCTGAAGCTCACGAACTATGCGCTTCCgcatctccttcttggcctcgacATGAATGATCTGTGATTTGGAGGTTAGAACACCCATGGAGCCAAGCAAGCCACCTTACGAAGACTAACCTTGCGGGCCATCACTGTGTTGGTCGGGATATGCTTGACTTTGCTGACGGTTCCACCATTGCCAGCTCCAAGATCCTTGATGATCTCCAGGTCTTCAGGCTTCAAGTCCAAGTTGAACTCGATACCAATTTCTAGCTGTTCGTCTTCCCCCTTTGGGCGAGCATTCTCGGCGGTCGGGGGAGGCTTAGGGGCGGCAGGTGTCAGAGCAAGACCCTTGACGTTCTTGCGCTTCATAGAGCGCGGGGCGAATGCGTCAGCCATGGTAGACGGTTCGAATTCGCGACGAGTCTTGTGTTTCGATTGTCTGGAATTACTGAGCGCGCGCCGAACCTGATCGCAATTGCCTGCGGGCAGGAGGCAACACAGGTGGAGTTTGGGCTCGGGGGGCTGGCAGGCAGCTTTGGACCGTTCGTCGGGCGCCGGTGAAAAGTAGTCTGTTGCTCCGTGGTAACCCTCTCAGAGCTACCCGAGACTAAAGATAGGTATTACTGGCAACGGATTCTCGCGTACGTCCTCGGGGTGCTGGGCTCGTCACGTTTAGTGAGCGGTGGATCGGGCAAACCACAGTGTTGGAGAGGTCCTTGTAACCTGGAAGTCCTTGAGGCGGTATACGTATGATATGTAGGCTACAAGGCAGGTAGACACAGACAAGGCGCAGCACAGGTTCAAAGAAATAGTGAGTGAGGCCTTAAAGCGATGGCagcggagaaggaggtttcATTCAGAAAAAATCGGGGGGATGTGGACGTTTCCTAAGACTGAGTGTCGCGGACGGTCAGTGGCAGTCAATGTGGGGTTCCAGGAGGTGGCCTGGGCTGCGAAGAGAGAAACGAGGCACaaaggaggggtggttgtcCGTGATCCCCTGCGATTGGGAGGGGACAGGGGATGAGCCAGGGGCACGTCCCATCAAGGTGCCCTCCACCCGCCAACTGCCACTGCACAATCACCAATGATTTCTAGAGAACGGCTGGTTTGCCGCCAATATTTGCAATGTCTTGGATGAGAGTCAGCAGTAAAGGAAATACGACTGGATTTCCCAAGATGCGAATAAAAGGCGCAGAGTTGACTTATCAGTATTGTCCATGTCTCTCAAAGCACAGTGTTTGGTTGAAATGCACTGCACTGTGTAAGGTAACCAAGACTTTCAGTTGTGATGGGAACCCAACTTTGAAGATGGGCTGGTAGCTACTGTAAACCTAGGTGGTAGGTCCGTCTGTTATGGCCTGGATCTGAGGTCACTTTATTACGAATT encodes the following:
- a CDS encoding uncharacterized protein (COG:S; EggNog:ENOG503P3AC), whose protein sequence is MPGVITPRKTRSTVKGTKVPPATSSIANLTKISKLSTLGKDVTSEKQATTGTIFGRTSNIEIVLTTKKRKVQDEVEPTPKKQCREPESRPITTTTPVSKRKKTVTFDLTENSAPAKPTPKRAAPASTPSKKRSYQADDETDASSHTSALLERLNILSPIPKRTKTVVTPAQNDYDLPQELLDLLDMQTAFLKTLNMEYAHNGTNSPIDLRNLYPSVTRTWGKRRVLLVDIQRLLGVLNWTPAKSSPEPLFILSDYGRQKICIHFSPSLPASPIREADLNMDFKSNLRTLWMSSNKNVTLFLGTLPKAPIKKCESLLKAAIPKQTTLDSLKAGIQARKEAEQAAKEEAAKKLEQAVKPDGTKMTLLERIKMKEVELKNMPVGPTPQELQRQAALHRAEDVAAVIGMLCKASGGQARVSFTMQQVLTKLKDSLRTSISREDAEICVRLLAAEVTAEWIRVVKLGAREMVVVTVAGQPSLTVLKERVGKLLG
- the STE7 gene encoding MAP kinase kinase (MEK) (COG:T; EggNog:ENOG503NXES); the encoded protein is MADAFAPRSMKRKNVKGLALTPAAPKPPPTAENARPKGEDEQLEIGIEFNLDLKPEDLEIIKDLGAGNGGTVSKVKHIPTNTVMARKIIHVEAKKEMRKRIVRELQIMRGCHSDYIVTFYGAFLNENNDVIMCMEYMDVGSLDRVSRVFGPVRVDVLGKIAEATLGGLTYLYSKHHIMHRDIKPSNILVNSRGSIKLCDFGVSGELINSIADTFVGTSTYMAPERIQGEKYTVKSDVWSFGLSIMELAIGKFPFAAADQLSDAESAPAGILDLLQQIVHEPAPRLPKSDAFPQILDDMIQKCLYKEPERRPTPQELFDRDPFVQAAKRTPVDLREWACGLMDRDNRKSHLAPQLSPAIQDLLRSSDSPSYPAQNEGGVQQTPTSAYRHDPRHAAAADQSALAAQVERMYIRDWDRE